Within Conexibacter woesei DSM 14684, the genomic segment CAAAAATCGTCGGCCCGTGTGCGATTGATAGCAGCGACGATACGCGCGATACGTCTTGCACGGCCCTCGCCTTCGCTGTCGCCGATGGCTGTAGCCTCAAGCAGCAGCCGACATCCGTTGCTCTTGAGTTGGAAGTCAGGTCGCTTGGTCACCCCGGGCAGCTTCGGGTGAGGAAGGATCTCAAAGCCCAGCCGTCGATGAAGCTCGTGCAGGTACAACTCGAACCAGGCTGCATGGAACTCGATATTGTCGCCCGACGACAGCCGCGCCCGGAGCTCTTCTCGTTGGGACGGTGGATACTCCTCGAACCATGCGTTCAGCAGACGGCGCACTCGGTCGAACGCCGGGTCTCGAACGCGGTCGAGAAAATGCCAGATTGGTTCCTCACCAGCGATGGAGGGATCGTCGCGTGGACGGTCAGGGAATAGTGCATTAGCCGTCATAGCGAGCCCGGCTGGAGTTGGAACTCGCGCTGAAGACTCGGCGGAGTCGCCGCCTTTCGCGGACCACCGTCGATGAAGCCGGTTCGAGATTTCGTCGGGATGGCACGGTCTGCTTTGAGGGGCTGTCCAATCTCAAGGACGGAAAGGCCGGCCTCTTGCGTAGATGTTCACGACGAACCAAGCGCTCGTGGCGACCACCTCGTTGTTACGCACAAGCAGCGCGCGCACCAGATGGCTTCCCGTGTACGCCGTGTTCTCCCAGTTCTCCGTCTGGTCGCTGTTCGTTCCTCGTCGGCTGTCCCGCGCTCTGAAGATCTCTCCGCGCAGGCCCGAAGCGTTCCGGGCATGCGCACCCGTGTTCGCCACCTGCCACCAGACATCAACATGGTTAGGCGCTGATATCTCAGCCTTGAAGCGAAGCTTGTGCCCAGCGAATACGACTGGTCCACCGGATGAATATGGCCGCCGGGTCTGTCCGCGCTTCCCTCGTTGCGTCGACGCGGTGATCTCCACGGCGTATCGCGCGTCCGAGCGTTCCGCCCATCCACGATCGCTCGGCGTCTGCGCGTGGCTGTAGTCGCCGACATGGAAACCAAGCGAAGTAGGCGTTCGGGCTGGAAAGTCATCGCCGAGCAGTTCGCGCCAGATGTCGGTCGCCTCGATGACGTCGGTGGCAGCCATCGCCTGGTCGGCCCACTGGACCGCCTCGTCAAGTTCGCGGACGAAAGACGCGAAACTCTCCTGCGTCCAACGCCCGGCAAGATTCTCGGTCGGCAAAACAGGATTCAAGACCACTGGTGGTCTCGTCATACCGGCGAGGTGCGCGTGCAGATTGCGAAAGGTCTGAGTGATGCGGTCGGCGTCGTCCGCAACGCTCGGCATGCATTGGGCCACCAAGACCTGCAACACAATGGACTTGACGGCAGTTCGGACAGACTGCTGCTCGGCGCGCCATCGCTTGAGCATCTTGACGGTGCGCAAGAAGTAGGCACCTTGGCTTGTACACCATCGCGTGTACTCTGCCGGTGCGGTCTCGTGCCAGCCCTCACCTCGGCGGGGAGCCTCGAGCGGTGCGTCGTGGTTGGCGTATCGGACCGGGACGACATCGACGTGGAAGCCGCCGACGTTGTCTTCTGCATATTCCAGACGCACGCAAGGTTGTTTACGACGCACGCGCGCTCTGAACCGCCCGTCCGATCGAAAGCGCTTCTCCAGTTCGCTCAACGCGTCGTCGGCGGTCGTGTTCCCGCCGACACAGACGGCAACCAAGTCAACGTCGTATTCACCACCACGGACCGGCTCAATCGCGGTCCCGTTTGCATAAGAGCCTTGGAGGAAGACGTTGCCTTGGGCAATGTCATAGCTGGCGAGCAGGAAGTCAGAAACCGTGCGGGCTGCACTGTTCATCCGTGGGACCTGAGGATCCCCCAGGGAAATGTTCTGGAGAAACTGTTCGAAGTTCGCTGACAGGTCAACTGCCATGGCTCTTCCTGTTCCGGTGCGTCACGGCGAGCTTGCGCCAGAAGAACGGCGAGAGATGGGAGCGGACATCTCCGAGGAAACTATCGACGCAGCCCGCTATCGCCGGGTATTCATCGTCGGGCAGCGCCGATCTTGGATCAGCCCGAGGAGGATCTCGCCAAGCATCCGCGATCAGAGTTCTCGTCGCCGCCTTGATCTCGCAGACGAGTGTGTCGTAGCTGCGTTTCATGTACTTCGACTCGCTACCAATCCATGCTCGGTAGTACGTCTGCTGTTCTTGAAGCTCGTGAAAGCGATCGATCAGCTTTCGATCACCAGCTTCACCGCGCCGACGAATGCGGTAGAGCATCTCTTCCCATGCAACCGCGGCTCTGACGGCCTCGCCGTAGAGCGCGCGCCGCCGTTCGCGCTTGTTGGCAAGGTAAGCAACCAAGGCCGAGAGCACTGCGACGCTCACGGTCGCTGCCGCCGGAACTGCGATTTGGAGGGTGGATGCCGTCATCGGGATCGCGAGCATATCCGGCAAACGGGACGGTTTCTCATACCGATGCCTTGATCGTTGGCCGCGAAAGCGATGCGCTTTGGCCGAAGCTTGTCTTGCTCTTCGGCGCCTCGTCTGATCTTGTCTTCGCTTCGATTGGCGAAATAGTGGTCCGGACGAGCGCGCCAACGCCCGCCCGGACCGGTTGCACCGAAGGTACGAGCTTCGGCGCACCGCACACCGTAGACCGTGCGGGTCTTCTGCTGGCGCGTTTCCGTCGGCCGGCCCGGGCGTGGTTGCTGCGGCTGTGGTGTTCTGCTGCGTGCTTCTCGGTGCTCGGACCGAAAGGAGCCGGACGCAATGTTGATCACGCTCAGACGGGCGCATCGTGATGTGCTGTACGCGGCGGTTGTCGCGGATCTCAGCGGTGTCGGGGATATCTACGCGGCGTTGTCGCAGGGGGATGTGGAGGAGGCGCGGAGGCTGCGGCAGCGCTTCGGGCTGGGGATGCGGTTGCTCGATGATCTCGGTTGGGGCGAGGATGATCCGGGTGAGGAGTTCGCGGTCACGATGGAGCCGGCCGCGTTGGCGGCGGCGTTGCGGCATTTGAATGCGGTCGCGGCGGATGGGGTGCGGATTCACGTCGATGGCGATCGTTCCGAGCAGGAGGCGACGAAGGAGTGTGCGGACGCGTGCGAGGCGATCGGGGACGTGCTCGCGCGGTTGGCTGAGCGTGAGGACGGCGAGCGCTCGGGCGGCTGGTGATGTCGCGCAGACGAAACGTCGCGCGGCCCGGTGGGTTCGGTCGGGCGGTGCGGGAAGTTCGGGCGCGGCGGGGGCTGTCTCAGATGGGGCTCGGTCGGGCGGCGGGGTTGCATCACAACTACGTGGGTGCGATCGAGCGTGGCGAGATCAATCCGACGATCGACAAGCTCGCGGTCGGGCTCGACATGCCGCTCTCGGAGCTGGCCGTGATCTATGAGCGCAACGTCGCTGAGGATGCGTCGGGAGTGCGGCGGTCGTGACGCACGTGCTGACGCTGTGGCTGACCGATCGGCAGGCGGCGGCGCTGGGGTTGGTCGCTCGGGTCGAGGCGGTGTCGGTGACCGAGACGATCCGGGCTGCGATCGATGGGCTGATCGCGGCGCGGCTCTCGGATGCGGAGTGGAGACAGCGGGCGATCCTCGACACCCTGACGGCGCTCGCTGATGGGCTCGGAGTCAGCGTCGCCGAGCTGTTGCCGCTGTGCGAGCGCACGATCGGCGAGTCGTCGTGAGCGGGCGCCGGCATGTGACGACGGTGCGGTTCGACGCCGACCTGTGGGAGCGGCTGTGCGCGACCGCCGATCGGCTCGGCGTGCATCGCGCGGAGCTGGTTCGGGATGCGACGCGCGAGCACGTAGCCCGCCTCGATCAGACCGATCGGCTGACGCGCCTTGAGCAGCGCGTCGGGGTGATCGCGCGGACCATCCTGCGGCTCTCCGGACGGCCGCAGGGGCGCTGACGAATGGCTGACACAGTGCTTACACGGCGAGCTGTGCGGGCGGCGGATCTGTACCGCTGGGACCGTCGGGAGGACGTTTGGTTGATGGGATGCGTCTCGCCGGCGACACCCTTTGGAGAGATCAGAGATCGAGGTGCGTCAGCCGAGGCTGACGCGGATGAGCGAAGCGCAGGAGCGCGAGGCCGTCGCGCTGCTCGCGCGCGTGCTGGCCGGCGCGACGGCGCCGGTCGGACGGCGGCGCGGTTTGGCCGGCGGTTCGAGCGGCGAGATGGGCGGCGCTTTCGACGGCGCCGTCCGACAACGCCGGAGTGGCCGGACGGCCCGTCGTCGCAGGAGATCGGGCAGAGCTGCAAGACCCGAAATAGGGAGGAGATCGTGATGTCTTCCCCTCTTCGTGGGCGTGCGGGGCGGGTGACGCAGGCGCAGGTGTGGGAGCTGGCAGCGCATCTGACCGACCGTGATCGAGAGATCGTGGTGACGTTGTTTGAGCAGCGAGTGTTGCGGACCGATCAGATGGCGGTGTTGTTCTTCTCGTCGGTGCGGCGTGCGCAGGATCGGATGCTGTTCCTCTACCGCCACCGTGTGGTCGATCGGTTCTACCCGGCCGCTCCGCGTGGGAGGGGCAAGCCGCAGGCGCACTGGCTGCTGGACGACGCGGGCGCTCACATCGTCGCCGCATGTCTCGACGTGGACCGCAAGGCGCTGCACTGGGAGCGCCGCAGCGACTGGGGCGCGCACCGGCACCTCGCGCACCGGCTCGGTGTCAACGGGTTCGTGACCGGGCTGGTCGCGGCGACGCTGAAGGCCCCTGGTGTTGGTGTGGCGCGGTGGCATGGTCCGCGTGCGGTCGCCAGAGTGATTCCGGGCGGGCTGACTGAGAAGCCGATCCCGGATGCCGGGTTCCAGCTCTCGACGGCGGAGGGGCGGGTGGAGTGCTTGCTGGAATGGGACCGTGGGACCGAGTCAGCGTCGGTGTTGAGCGAGAAGCTGCATCGGTATCGGCGGGCGTCGCAGGACGCGCGCGGCGGACCGGTCGCCAACGTGCTGTTCGTGGTCCCGTCCGAGCAACGGGTGGAGACGCTGCACCGCGCGCTCGTGGACGCTGATCAGCCGTCGGAGTGGGACCGCGTGCGGGAGCACTGGAAGGACTGGCCGCTGCTGGTCACGACGACCGGCGAGCTGGACGACTTCGGTCCGCTGGGTCGGATCTGGCGGCCGGTCAATCAGGAACGGCGGTTCCTCGTTGCGCTGGCCGATCTGCCGCCGCATGACGAAACCGAGGACCCGGTCCCGCTCGCTGACTGCCTCGGTCGGCGGTGGCGCAAGGACAACCCGGAGTTCTGGGCGCGGCTGTCGCCCTTGACCGCACGGAGGTGATGCCGGATGCGCGTTGTCGTGTACACGCGGATCTCGACCGATGGGGAGAACCAGCCGACCTCGCTGCACTCGCAGCGAGAGCGGCTTGAGGCGTTCTGTTCGGTCCAGGAGGACTGGCGGATCGTCGCCCACCACGAAGACCGCTCGACCGGAACGAGACTCGACCGGGCCGGGCTTCAAGCCGCGCTGAACCTCGCGCGGCGGGGCGGTGCGGATCTGCTGCTCGTCTACCGCGTCGACCGGCTCTCGCGGAAGGTGCGTCAGCTCGCGCAGCTCGCCGAGGAGTTGGACGGGCTCGGCGTGGTGTTGAAGTCGGCGACGGAGCCGTTCGATACGGGGTCGGCGGCGGGGCGGATGATGTTGCAGATGCTCGGCGTCTTCGCCGAGTTCGAGCACGCAACGATCGTCGACCGCATCACCGCCGGCATCGAGCGCCGCGCCAAGCAGGGCTACTGGCCCAACGGCCGCGTCCCCTACGGCTACACCCGCACCAGAGACAAAGCTCTCGTGCCGGACGAGCGGGAGGCGCCGATCGTCAGACGGATCTTCGCCCTCTACACCACCGGTCGCCTTGGATCGGTGTCGATCGCACGGCAGCTCACCACCGAGGGCATCCCATCGCGGGGCAGAGGATGGTTGCCGGCGAAGGTGCTGACGATCCTCGCCAACGAGGCCTACATCGGCCGCGTCCACTGGCGCGAGCAGACCTTCGACGGCCGCCACGAACCGCTCATCGACACAGACACCTTCGCGCGGGCCGGGGCGCTGCTCAAGCAGCGCGGCGAGGACTGCGCCCGCCGCGTCGGCGAGCGCAGCGACTTCCTCCTCACCGGCGTCATCAACTGCGGCCGCTGCCACCGCGCCTACGTCGGCATGAGCGCGAGAGGCAACGGCGGCACGTACCACTACTACGCCTGCTCGGGCCGGCAGAAGCTCGGCCGCAGAGCGTGCGACGGCGACCGGCTGCCCAAGGACAAGCTCGAGGATGCCGTCCTGCGCCAACTCGCCGACACCTACCGCACCGGAACCCTCATCCAGCAGGCCATCGAGCAGGCGAGCGCGCAGGATGACTCCGAGCGGGACGGCATCGAGGAACGCCGCGCCGGCATCGCCGCCGAGGTCAAGAGAGCCGAGCGGGCGATCGAGCGGTACTACGCAGCGTTCGAGGCCGGCGACCTCGACGCCAAGCGCTTTGACGGCCGCATCGCCGCGCTCCAATCCCAGCTCGACACGCTCACCGACCAACACGACGAACTGACGCACGAGCTGAGAGACGACGCGCCCGCGCCGCCGAATACCAGACAGCTCCGCGCTGTCGCCGAGCACCTGGAGAAGACGCTGAGGGCCGCGAGACCGGAGGAGACGAAGGCGCTGCTGCGCCTGCTGATCGAGGATCTCCAGGTCAACAGCCGGGCGGAAATCCTCCCCAAATACAAAGTCGCCGCGCAAATGGTTTGCGCGGCGACTTGTGAAGTGGAGCTAGTCGGGCTCGAACCGACGACCTTCGCGCTGCCAGCGCGACGCTCTCCCAGCTGAGCTATAGCCCCAGGAGGACGCAAGTGTACCGTGCTCGCGCGCGAGATGGCGGGAGCCGCGTGGGAGCCATGGCTGGCGCCTCAGCGCTGGGGAATGAACTCGGGCACGTCGAGGTCGTCGCTGCTGCGCCGCGTGCCGTTGCGAGGCGACGGGTCGCGCGGGGCGCGCGCGTCGCGCTCGCGCGCCACAGCGTCCCGCTCCCGCTCGCGGCGACCCGAGCGCGCCGCGCCCGCAGCCGCCGACGGAGCCGGCTCGATCGCCTCGATGTGCGCCGACAGCTGGCCGTGGACCTTCAACACGTCGCGCATCAGACGCTCGGCGTTGGAGCGCAGCGAGCCGCCCAGCTCGCGCAGGTTCTCGGTCAGCTCAAGGCCCTCGGCCCGCACGTCGCCGGCGACCTGGCGGGCCGCGCTCGCCTGCTCGCGCGCGCGGCGTTCGGCGTCGGCGCGCTTCTCGGCCGCCCACGTCTCGGCCTCCCTGCGGATCTCGCGCGCCTCGTGCTCGGCTCTCGCTCTGATCTCGCCGGCCTCGGCGCTCGCCAAAGTCTTCATGCGCGCACCCTCGCCGCGACCTTCGGCGACCAGCCGCTCGGCGATCCTTCTCGCCTCGGCGATGATCTCGGCCGCCTCCTCCTCGGCTGCCGTGACGCGGAAGCCGGCGGCGCGGTCGGCCTCGGCGATCCGTTCGCGCATGCGCTCTTCGGCGTCGGCGCGCAGTCTTGCCGCCGTCTCCTCGGCCGCGGAGATGATCGTCGCGACGCGGTTGGCGGAGACGTCTGCCGGGGGATGCGAGGGGGAAGGGGAGTCGTCGGCCATCGCCGTGATGGTAAACGGCAGGCCGCCACGGGCATCTCCACGCGCGCGCGTGAACGCGCGACGCGGAGCACCGGTTACCCTTCCCAGCCCGATGACCGAACTGCGCGAGCTGAGATACGAGCCGAAGGCGATCGAGCCGAAGTGGCAGCAGGTGTGGGCCGACGAGCACACCTGGGAGGTCTCCAACGAGGACGACGGCCGCCCCCCGTACTACGTGCTGGAGATGCTGCCGTATCCGAGCGGCGAGCCCCACATGGGGCACATGAAGAACTACGCGCTCGGCGACGCGGTCGCGCACTTCAACCGCCGCATCGGCCGTCGCGTCCTGCACCCGATGGGGTACGACGCGTTCGGCCTGCCCGCGGAGAACAACGCGATCAGAACGGGCGTCCACCCGCGTGACGCGACCGCCGAGTCGATCGCCTCCTTCCAGCGCCAGTTCCGCGAGTGGGGCATCTCGATCGACTGGACGCGCGAGTTCGGCACCCACGAGCCGCGCTACTACAGATGGACGCAGTGGCTCTTCCTGCAGCTGTATGAGCGCGGCCTCGCGTACCGCAAGGAAGCCGCCGTCAACTGGTGCCCGAACGACCAGACCGTGCTCGCCAACGAGCAGGTCGTCGACGGGCACTGCGAGCGCTGCGGCTTCGAGGTCGAGGTCAGGCAGCTCGTGCAGTGGTTCTTCGCCATCACCAGATACGCGGACCGGCTGCTCGCCGACCTCGACACGATCCAGTGGCCCGAGCACGTCAAGACGATGCAGCGCAACTGGATCGGCCGCTCCGAGGGCGCCGAGGTGACGTTCCGCAACGACGACGTCGGGATCGACTACGAGGTCTTCACGACCCGGCCGGACACGCTCTTCGGCGCGACGTTCTTCGTGATGGCGCCGGAGCACCCCGACGTGCTGAAGCTGGTCGAGGGGACGGACCGCGAGCAGGCGGTGCGCGACTACATCAACCACGCGCTCACCGAGTCGAAGGAGGAGCGCGGCGACGGCGACAAGGCGAAGACGGGCGTTGCGCTCGGCCGCACCGTGCGCAACCCGGTCAACGGCGAAGAGATCCCGATGTACGTCGCCGACTACGTCCTGATGGAGTACGGCACCGGCGCGATCATGGCGGTCCCGGGCCACGACGCTCGCGACCACGCGTTCGCGACCGCCTACGACCTGCCGATCCGCCGCGTGATCGCCTCCGAGCCCGGCGTCGAGGACGAGCTGCCGTACACCGGTGACGGCGTGCTCGTTAACTCCGCCCCGCAGTTCGACGGCAAGCCCAACCGTGCGGCGCTGGAGGAGATCGTCGCGTGGCTGCACGGCGACGGCAAGGGCCAGCGCTCGATCAACTACCGCCTGCGTGACTGGCTCGTCTCGCGCCAGCGCTACTGGGGCTGCCCGATCCCGATCGTCTACTGCGACGACTGCGGCGCCGTCCCCGTCCCGGCGGCGGACCTGCCGGTCGAGCTGCCGGACGTGACCGAGTACAAGCCGAGAGGCCGCTCGCCGCTGGCGGCAGCCGAGGAGTGGGTCAACACCACCTGCCCGAGATGCGGCGGCGCTGCACGGCGCGAGACGGACACGATGGACACGTTCGTCGACTCCTCCTGGTACTTCCTGCGCTACACCGACGCGAACAACGACGAAGCCGCGTGGGATCGCACGGTCGCCGACCGCTGGATGCCGGTCGACCAGTACATCGGCGGGGTCGAGCACGCGATCCTCCACCTGCTGTACGCGCGCTTCTTCACGAAGGCGTTCGCAGACATGGGCCTGCTGGGGAGCGACGAGCCGTTCCAGGCGCTCTTCACGCAGGGGATGATCACCCGCGACGGCGCGAAGATGTCCAAGTCGAAGGGCAACGTGATCAGCCCGTCGACCTACGTCGACAGATACGGCGCCGACACCGCCCGCTGCTACATCCTCTTCATCGGCCCGCCCGACCAGGACGCCGACTGGTCCGACGAGGGCGTCGAGGGCGTGCACCGCTTCCTCGCGCGCCTCTGGCGCCTGGGCGACGAGCTGGGGGCAGGCTCGTGCGACTCGCCGGCGGCCGGCTCGCTGTCCGCCGACGTCGCCGTCGCACGCAAGGCGCACTGGGCGATCGAGAAGGTCACCAACGACGTCTCGGGCCGCTTCGCCTTCAACACCGCGATCTCGGCGGTGATGGAGTTGGTGAACGAGTGCTACCGCCACCGCGAGAGCGCCTCGCCCGAGGTGCTGCGCTTCGCCTGCGCGACCGCCGCGTCGCTCGTCTTCCCGTTCGCCCCGCACGTGGGCAGCGAGGTCTACGAGCTGACGACCGGCCGGCGCGTGTGGGAGGAGCCGTGGCCGGTCGCCGACCCCGCGCTGTTGGAGGCGGACACGTTCCAGCTCGTCGCGCAGGTCAACGGCAAGGTGCGCGACCGCATCACCGCCCCGAGCGACGCGTCGAAGGAGCGGCTGGAGGAGCTGGCCCGCGCCGCGCCGAACGTGCTCGCCCACCTTGACGGCAGAGACGTCGTCAAGGTGATCGTCGTCCCGGGAAAGCTCGTCAACATCGTCGTGCGGTAGCGGCGCGCTTCCGCCGCGATTGCGGCACGAACTCGCGTAGAGACGTAGCGGCAGCCGGCCATAGCGTGGCCGGCCATGCCGCAGCCGACCAAGCCCCAGCTGGCGATCTACGCCGCGTTCGCGATCGCCGTCCTGCTGATCGGCGCGCGCTTCCTGCGCGAGGGCGCGGAGGACCCGGCGGCGGCCGGCTCTTCTCCTCCTTCGGGCGCGCTCGGCTCAGCCGACGGCTCAGGCTCCGCGCCACCGCTCGGTGACGGCGGGGCCGGCGGGTCGCCCGGCAACGGCGTGTCCGGCTCCGGAGGCACGCTTGTCGTCGACGTCAAGGGAGCCGTGCGCCGGCAAGGCGTCTACAGACTGCCCGCCGGCTCGCGCGTGCTCGACGCGGTTCGGCGCGCGGGCGGGGTTACCGGCCGGGCGGACCGCCTGCGCGTGAACCTGGCGGCGCGGGTGGTGGACGGCGGCGAGGTCGTCGTGCCGCGCAAGGGGGAGACGGGCGGCGGCGGGTTCGCGGCGAGCGGGTCTGCGGGCGGCGGGGCCGGCTCGTCTGGTGCCGCCGGCTCGTCCGGCACCGCGCCGCTCGCGCTCGACATCAACACCGCGACCGCCCAGGAGCTGGAGCAGCTCGACGGCGTCGGCCCGGCGACCGCGGCGAAGATCGTCGCCTACCGCGAGCAGAACGGCGGTTTCCGCTCGATCGACGAGCTGGACGAAGTCTCCGGGATCGGCGAGGCGAAGATGGCCGCGATCCGCGCGCAGCTGGGCCAGTGAGGGCGGGCGGCGTCGATGTCGCGAGCAGCGTGGCCGGCGGCTCGGGCGCGAGCGGCGGGCGTCGCGGCGCGAGCACGTGGAGACCGAGCGGTGGCGCGCGTGTCCGCCGCGGTTGCGTCGGCGAGGGCGCATGCCGTGGCAACGGCCGCCGACTGGCTCGACGACCTGCGCGCCCATCCGCGCCACGTCGTGCTCGCGGCGCTCGTCGCCGGGCTGCTCGCGGTCCCGCTCTCACCCGACGCCGTCGTCGCGATCGCGATCGCCGCGGGCGCGCTGGCCGGCCGGGCGGGCGTCGCCGCGCTCGCCGTCGCGGCGGTCCTCGCCGGAGCGGTCGGCGGCCAGGCGCGCCTCGCCGCGCTCGACCGCACCGCCCTGCCTCCGCTCTACGGCACGACGGTCGCCGCGACCGTCGTCCTGTTGGAGCAGCCGCGACCGGTCCAGTTCGGCACCACCGCGCTCGCCCGGCTGCGTGAGCTTGCTCCGGCTGGAGCGGCGGCCGGCCGTGCGGTGGCTCCCGCTCCCGCTCCCACACCCGCGTCGCTCGCCGCCGGCGAGCGAGTGATGCTGCGGATCCGGCAGTCGACCGCGTGGCCGGCTAGCGCGACCGGCGCGGTCGTCCAGGTGCACGGGCGGCTGCGGGCGCTCGGGCCGTTCGAGCGGCACTACGCGCGCAAGGGCGCGCACGCGGCGATCACCGTCGAGGCGGCCGCTGCGACGGGCACCCGTCGCGGTGGCACCTGGCGCGTCGTCGACGAGGTCCGCGGCCGGGCTGAGCGGGCGCTGTCGGTCGGTCTCAGACAGCCGCAGGCGGCGCTGCTGCGCGGCATGGTGCTCGGCCAGGACGAGGCGCTGAGCGATCGCACGCGCGACGAGTTCCGCGACTCGGGCTTGGCGCACATCCTCGCCGCAAGCGGTCAGAACGTCGCGCTGCTGCTCGCGCTCGCGCTGCCGCTGCTGACGTTCGCCGGCCTCGGCCTGCGGCCGCGACTTGGGGCGGCGCTCGCGCTGATCGCGCTCTACGTGCCGCTCGCCGGCGCGGGACCGTCGATCCAGCGTGCGGGCGTGATGGGCGCGGCGACGACGGTCGCGGCGCTCGCGGGCCGTCCGGCCTCGCGCTGGTACGCGCTGCTGCTCGCCGCCGCGGCGACGCTCGCGCTGAACCCGCGCGCGTCAGGCGACCCGGGCTGGCAGCTGAGCTTCGCCGCCGTCGCGGCTATCGCGCTCGCCGCGCCCGCGGTCAGCGCCCGCCTGCGGCGGCGGGGCGCTCCGGCGCCGGTCGCGGACGCCGTCGCGATGTCGCTCGCCGCGACGCTGGGGACGGCGCCGCTGCTCGTGTTCCACTTCGGGGAGCTGTCGCTCGTCTCGCTGCCGGCGAACCTGCTCGCGGCGCCGGCGATCGCGCCCGTGATGTGGCTCGGCATGCTCGCCGCCGCCGTCGGGCAGTTAGCCGCAGCGCTCGCGCTGCCGTTCAACGCCATGAACGCGTTCCTGCTCGGTTATGTCGGCACGATCGCCCACGAGGCTGCCGGCGTGCCGCACGCGAGCACGAGAGCCGCGTTGCCAGGAACGGTCGCGCTCGTCGCGGTCTATGGCGTGGTCGGCGTCCTCGTCGCGCTGCTGCGCACGAGGAAAGGGGCGAGGATGCCCGGGACGGCTTCCTCGGCGAACGCGAGCCCGCCGCCGTCGTCGACGTCGATGATGCGGTAGGCGCCGGTGCCGGCAGCGATCGTCGCGGTCACCGTCACGACGCCGGCTCGGCGCTGGAACGGTGAGCGGCTGACGGTCCAGCCGATCACGCCGTCGCGTTCGAGCGCATGGGTGCGACGCACAAACGTGCCGTGACGCGTGACGAGGTAGCCGCCGGCGACGCGGTGGCCGAGTGCGCGGTACGCGTCGACGCCGAGCAGCAGCGCCGGACCGAGCAGGACGAGCGCGAGCGCCGGCGTCCACGACGGGATCCAGCCGAGCAGCGGTCCGGCGAGGAGCAGGGCCGCGCCGACGGCGGCGACCGCCACGAGCGCGCGCACGATCCGACGCCGTCGCGCCACCGGCGGGTGCGGCCGCAGCTCGCCGAGCTGCGCGGCGACGTCGCCCTGCTCCAGCACCGCGGCCGCGACCTGCTCGGCTTCGCCGCGTGGAACGCTCGGCAGCAGCGCGTTGGCGCGCGCGCCCCTCCCGCTGGAGCCGTCGTCGCCGGACCGCAGCCCGGTCGCGATCGCGTGCAGGG encodes:
- a CDS encoding helix-hairpin-helix domain-containing protein yields the protein MPQPTKPQLAIYAAFAIAVLLIGARFLREGAEDPAAAGSSPPSGALGSADGSGSAPPLGDGGAGGSPGNGVSGSGGTLVVDVKGAVRRQGVYRLPAGSRVLDAVRRAGGVTGRADRLRVNLAARVVDGGEVVVPRKGETGGGGFAASGSAGGGAGSSGAAGSSGTAPLALDINTATAQELEQLDGVGPATAAKIVAYREQNGGFRSIDELDEVSGIGEAKMAAIRAQLGQ
- a CDS encoding nucleotidyltransferase, with the protein product MAVDLSANFEQFLQNISLGDPQVPRMNSAARTVSDFLLASYDIAQGNVFLQGSYANGTAIEPVRGGEYDVDLVAVCVGGNTTADDALSELEKRFRSDGRFRARVRRKQPCVRLEYAEDNVGGFHVDVVPVRYANHDAPLEAPRRGEGWHETAPAEYTRWCTSQGAYFLRTVKMLKRWRAEQQSVRTAVKSIVLQVLVAQCMPSVADDADRITQTFRNLHAHLAGMTRPPVVLNPVLPTENLAGRWTQESFASFVRELDEAVQWADQAMAATDVIEATDIWRELLGDDFPARTPTSLGFHVGDYSHAQTPSDRGWAERSDARYAVEITASTQRGKRGQTRRPYSSGGPVVFAGHKLRFKAEISAPNHVDVWWQVANTGAHARNASGLRGEIFRARDSRRGTNSDQTENWENTAYTGSHLVRALLVRNNEVVATSAWFVVNIYARGRPFRP
- the leuS gene encoding leucine--tRNA ligase, producing the protein MTELRELRYEPKAIEPKWQQVWADEHTWEVSNEDDGRPPYYVLEMLPYPSGEPHMGHMKNYALGDAVAHFNRRIGRRVLHPMGYDAFGLPAENNAIRTGVHPRDATAESIASFQRQFREWGISIDWTREFGTHEPRYYRWTQWLFLQLYERGLAYRKEAAVNWCPNDQTVLANEQVVDGHCERCGFEVEVRQLVQWFFAITRYADRLLADLDTIQWPEHVKTMQRNWIGRSEGAEVTFRNDDVGIDYEVFTTRPDTLFGATFFVMAPEHPDVLKLVEGTDREQAVRDYINHALTESKEERGDGDKAKTGVALGRTVRNPVNGEEIPMYVADYVLMEYGTGAIMAVPGHDARDHAFATAYDLPIRRVIASEPGVEDELPYTGDGVLVNSAPQFDGKPNRAALEEIVAWLHGDGKGQRSINYRLRDWLVSRQRYWGCPIPIVYCDDCGAVPVPAADLPVELPDVTEYKPRGRSPLAAAEEWVNTTCPRCGGAARRETDTMDTFVDSSWYFLRYTDANNDEAAWDRTVADRWMPVDQYIGGVEHAILHLLYARFFTKAFADMGLLGSDEPFQALFTQGMITRDGAKMSKSKGNVISPSTYVDRYGADTARCYILFIGPPDQDADWSDEGVEGVHRFLARLWRLGDELGAGSCDSPAAGSLSADVAVARKAHWAIEKVTNDVSGRFAFNTAISAVMELVNECYRHRESASPEVLRFACATAASLVFPFAPHVGSEVYELTTGRRVWEEPWPVADPALLEADTFQLVAQVNGKVRDRITAPSDASKERLEELARAAPNVLAHLDGRDVVKVIVVPGKLVNIVVR
- a CDS encoding helix-turn-helix domain-containing protein, with the translated sequence MSRRRNVARPGGFGRAVREVRARRGLSQMGLGRAAGLHHNYVGAIERGEINPTIDKLAVGLDMPLSELAVIYERNVAEDASGVRRS
- a CDS encoding ribbon-helix-helix domain-containing protein, which encodes MSGRRHVTTVRFDADLWERLCATADRLGVHRAELVRDATREHVARLDQTDRLTRLEQRVGVIARTILRLSGRPQGR
- a CDS encoding replication-relaxation family protein, with the translated sequence MSSPLRGRAGRVTQAQVWELAAHLTDRDREIVVTLFEQRVLRTDQMAVLFFSSVRRAQDRMLFLYRHRVVDRFYPAAPRGRGKPQAHWLLDDAGAHIVAACLDVDRKALHWERRSDWGAHRHLAHRLGVNGFVTGLVAATLKAPGVGVARWHGPRAVARVIPGGLTEKPIPDAGFQLSTAEGRVECLLEWDRGTESASVLSEKLHRYRRASQDARGGPVANVLFVVPSEQRVETLHRALVDADQPSEWDRVREHWKDWPLLVTTTGELDDFGPLGRIWRPVNQERRFLVALADLPPHDETEDPVPLADCLGRRWRKDNPEFWARLSPLTARR